Below is a window of Streptomyces sp. WMMB303 DNA.
CGGTGCGGACCTCGCTCCCGGCGGCGGTGGCGGCGGGCACCAGGCAGGCGGCCACGAGCCGCCCGTCCACCTGCACCGAGCAGGCCCCGCACTCTCCTTGCGAGCAGCCGTCCTTGGCGCCGGCGAGGCCCAACCGCTCGCGCAGCACGTACAGCAGCGACTCACCGATCCAGGCACTGGCGACGGGGCGGTCGACCCCGTTGACCCGCAACTCGTACGAGACGTGCGGGTGCTCGTCCTCGGTCTCGACGGTCTCGGGGACCGGAGCCGCTTCCTCCGCGGCCGCGGGGGCGGTGGCTCCCTCCGGTGTCTCCGGGATGCCGTCCTCGGGCGGGCGGGCCGGTTCCAGGCCGCTGTCGGGCGCGGCGGCTGCGGAGCCGTCCGCCGGGTCGCCGCCGGGGGATTCCGGGGATGTGCCGGAGGGCTCGGCGGAAGGGGCTGCCGGCCCGGCGTCGGCGGCCTCCACCGGCGCGCCGGCCGGTTGCGGGGCGGCGGTCCGCTGCGCGGGCAGCGGGGCCGGGGCGGCGTCGGCCAGCGAGGTCACCTCGGCGTCCGCGTGGTGCTCCGGAGCGGCGGGCGGCGCGGGCGGTTCGGACGCGACGATCCCGGGGCCGGCGGCGGGCTGTCCGGCCGTTCCGTACTGCGCCTCGGGCTGCTGCGGGTGTTCCGTCGGGGCGGGTGCCGCGGTGTCGGGGTCTCCGGGGTGCCGCGGCTCGGCGTCGGCTGTCCCGGCGGGTCCGTCCGCGGTGGGGGCGCCGGGGAACCGGTACCCGGGCGCGGAAGCATCCGGCGCCCCCGGGAAGGGGCGGTCGGCGCCGCCCGGTTCGGGTGCGGGCGGCGGTCCGGGGACGTCCGGGTGCGGCGCCTGCCCGGGGGCGGGAGCCGCCGAGTCCCAGCGCGGGGCCGACGTCGGCGAGGAGGGCGTCCAGGCGGGCGCGGGCGCCTCCGGAGCTGCCGCGGACGCGGGGGCGGGGTCCGGAGCGGGCGCGCCGGGGGGCGGCGAACCGGGCGCGGTCGGCTCGGGGTTGCCGTCCGGCGCCGGGGCGGGTGCCACACCCGGGCCCAGCGGGCGGCGGCCGGTACGGGCCTCGTGTGAGCCGGCCAGCGCGGCGGCCGCACCCTGGCCGAGCCCCGCCGACCCGTCGGCAGCGGCCGGGTGCGGCGCCTCCTGCGGGTAGGGGCCGGGCCCGCCGAATGTGCCGGGGCCGGGTTCGGGCGCCGCGTACTGCGCGGGCTGCGCGTCGACGCCACCGGGCCCCTGCGGTCCGGGGTCCGCGGCGCCCGGCTCGCTTCCGGGTGCGAACGGCAGCACCCAGTGCCCCCCGGCGGCCGGATCGGCGCCGGGACCGGGGACTCCGCCGTCCGCGGGGTGGTGCGAGGGGTCGATGGGCGGCGGGGTGTAGCCGCCCTGCCCGGTGCCGGGCGCCGCCAGCGGTGCGGCTTCGGCCAGCTCGCCGAAGCCTCCGCTGGGCAGCTGCACGAAGGCGGTGGCGTCCGCGTCGTACTCGCCGCCGCCCCAACTCCTGGGCACGTGCTGCCCGTGCTCCGGCTGCTGGGCGTACGGGTCGGGTGCGGCGCCCTGCGCGGCCCAGGGATCGCCGCCGTACTGTGCGGCGCCGACCGCGCCGTTGCCGTACTCGTCCGTGTCCGTGTGCGCGTTCACATGTCCGTGCGGCTCCGCACCCGCGTGCGGTCCCGCGCCCCCGTTCCGGTGTCCGTTCCCGTTGCCCTGTGGTGCCTGTGGTGTGCCGCTCATGCGAGAGCCCTCCCGAGTCCCCGGCGGGCCAGTGTCGCCACGGTACGCCGCAAGTGCAGCGCCGCGGGCGGAAGCTGGGGGGCGGGCCCCGGGTTCTCCTCGGGGCCCGCCGGAAGCGGGTCGGGGATGCAGGCCATCGCGACGTACTCGCCGAAGGCGGTCAGCGCCTCGGGGGCCAGCGAGCGGTCGCCGTCCCAGTCG
It encodes the following:
- a CDS encoding 2Fe-2S iron-sulfur cluster-binding protein, translating into MSGTPQAPQGNGNGHRNGGAGPHAGAEPHGHVNAHTDTDEYGNGAVGAAQYGGDPWAAQGAAPDPYAQQPEHGQHVPRSWGGGEYDADATAFVQLPSGGFGELAEAAPLAAPGTGQGGYTPPPIDPSHHPADGGVPGPGADPAAGGHWVLPFAPGSEPGAADPGPQGPGGVDAQPAQYAAPEPGPGTFGGPGPYPQEAPHPAAADGSAGLGQGAAAALAGSHEARTGRRPLGPGVAPAPAPDGNPEPTAPGSPPPGAPAPDPAPASAAAPEAPAPAWTPSSPTSAPRWDSAAPAPGQAPHPDVPGPPPAPEPGGADRPFPGAPDASAPGYRFPGAPTADGPAGTADAEPRHPGDPDTAAPAPTEHPQQPEAQYGTAGQPAAGPGIVASEPPAPPAAPEHHADAEVTSLADAAPAPLPAQRTAAPQPAGAPVEAADAGPAAPSAEPSGTSPESPGGDPADGSAAAAPDSGLEPARPPEDGIPETPEGATAPAAAEEAAPVPETVETEDEHPHVSYELRVNGVDRPVASAWIGESLLYVLRERLGLAGAKDGCSQGECGACSVQVDGRLVAACLVPAATAAGSEVRTVEGLSVDGTPSDVQCALAESGSVQCGFCVPGLAMTVHDLLEGNHAPTDLETRKAISGNLCRCSGYRGVVDAVRTVVEQRVARAEYEAPEAHPAPGGQHHAPGPDPQGGYDTAGYGQQPGGYEQDTWADGGYGQGGHQQGGHGPDGQPTPPAEGYGTDGYGTEGYGTEGYAGAPGYGPDPAAPGYPGPPEVPGAPDGGTWDEGGYGAHIPHQSRYSGDGGAS